A genome region from Candidatus Binatia bacterium includes the following:
- a CDS encoding YihY/virulence factor BrkB family protein, with translation MLRDTCREWWADNALRLGAALAYYAAFSLAPLVIVAIAIAALVFEQQQAHMQIVAEISRLIGRDGAEAISGMIQRATAPATGMAAAGLSVGVILLGASGAFVELQQGLNDIWKVPPRPDHGVLGVIQERAASFFMVLVIGCLFLLSLMLNAAVAALDRWFADHVTFNDLLKPMHFFISSGMGTLLFAMIFKYVPDVRIAWRDVWISAAVTSLLFLVGQWVIALYLAHSAVASAFGAAGSLVIILIWVYYSSQILFFGAELTKVYARTYGSLAPSPGVPSGTTAVPLPEPAGAVRAHATYVEPRA, from the coding sequence TTGCTGAGGGATACGTGCCGCGAATGGTGGGCAGACAACGCGCTACGCCTGGGTGCGGCGCTTGCGTATTACGCGGCGTTCTCGCTGGCACCGCTGGTCATCGTGGCCATCGCGATCGCCGCCTTGGTGTTCGAGCAGCAGCAAGCCCATATGCAGATCGTCGCGGAGATCAGCAGGTTGATCGGCCGGGACGGCGCCGAGGCGATCTCCGGGATGATTCAGCGTGCGACCGCCCCGGCCACCGGCATGGCGGCGGCCGGTCTGAGCGTCGGCGTGATTCTCCTTGGGGCATCCGGCGCCTTCGTTGAGCTGCAGCAGGGGCTCAATGACATATGGAAGGTGCCACCCAGGCCTGACCACGGCGTGCTCGGGGTCATTCAAGAACGCGCTGCCTCTTTCTTCATGGTGCTGGTTATCGGCTGCCTGTTTCTGCTCTCCCTCATGTTGAACGCCGCGGTCGCAGCGCTCGACCGGTGGTTCGCCGACCATGTCACTTTCAACGACCTGCTGAAACCGATGCATTTTTTCATCTCGTCCGGCATGGGCACGCTGTTGTTTGCGATGATCTTCAAGTACGTGCCCGACGTGCGGATCGCATGGCGTGACGTCTGGATCAGCGCCGCCGTAACCTCATTGCTGTTCTTGGTCGGGCAATGGGTGATCGCACTCTATCTGGCCCACAGTGCGGTCGCCTCCGCCTTCGGGGCCGCGGGATCACTCGTGATCATTCTGATCTGGGTCTATTACTCGTCACAGATTCTCTTCTTCGGAGCCGAGCTCACCAAGGTATATGCGAGAACATACGGTTCGCTTGCACCGTCTCCGGGGGTCCCTTCGGGGACGACCGCCGTTCCTCTCCCGGAGCCCGCCGGCGCGGTGAGGGCACACGCGACATACGTAGAACCACGCGCG